Proteins co-encoded in one Juglans regia cultivar Chandler chromosome 16, Walnut 2.0, whole genome shotgun sequence genomic window:
- the LOC118344806 gene encoding uncharacterized mitochondrial protein AtMg00310-like, which produces MVEAKVFEKYLGLPSCVGRNKLASFRPVLDSIRNRMQNWKVRFISNAQKEVLLKSIVQAIPTYCMSIFKMPKTILNAMNKLMQKFWWGNRDNKTKTQWLPWKLLGKNKAEGGLGYRDFEHFNLALLAKQGWRLIQQSQSLAAKVMKAKYFFRSDFLHAKLGSNASFLWRSFLEARKVLEEGLIWRIGNGEGVSIWRDKWIPQPTTFKVQTPLDQRHACWKVSNLIDEDSKTWNMSILRRIFTEEDISNICKIPISWCGNPDKLI; this is translated from the coding sequence ATGGTGGAAGCTAAAGTGTTTGagaagtatcttggcttacccTCATGTGTTGGAAGGAACAAGCTAGCATCGTTTAGACCAGTTTTGGACTCTATAAGGAATCGTATGCAAAACTGGAAAGTTAGATTCATTTCAAATGCTCAAAAAGAAGTGTTATTAAAATCAATAGTCCAAGCAATACCTACATACTGCATGAGCATTTTCAAGATGCCAAAAACTATTCTCAATGCTATGAACAAACTTATgcaaaagttttggtggggcaaTCGAGATAATAAAACCAAGACTCAGTGGTTGCCATGGAAATTACTTGGAAAGAATAAAGCTGAAGGTGGGCTAGGATACAGAGACTTTGAACATTTCAACTTGGCTCTACTGGCCAAGCAGGGGTGGAGACTAATACAACAGTCACAATCTCTAGCAGCTAAGGTGATGAAAGCTAAATACTTTTTCAGGTCAGACTTCCTCCATGCAAAACTGGGCAGCAATGCTTCATTTCTCTGGAGGAGCTTTTTGGAAGCTAGGAAAGTGTTAGAGGAAGGATTGATATGGAGAATTGGAAATGGGGAAGGAGTTAGCATATGGAGAGACAAATGGATCCCTCAACCAACCACATTCAAAGTGCAGACCCCTTTAGATCAGAGGCATGCATGCTGGAAAGTCAGTAATTTGATTGATGAGGATTCTAAAACTTGGAACATGTCGATTTTGAGGAGAATTTTCACAGAAGAAGACATCAGTAATATCTGCAAGATACCTATTAGTTGGTGTGGCAACCCAGATAAACTTATTTAG
- the LOC108985667 gene encoding uncharacterized protein LOC108985667, with amino-acid sequence MVVTDKEANRGALRNTMARVWLIEGKVVFKEVGRNKFLVELKEKADKKRIMQGRPWSFDKNLICLQDCEGHESWKEMQFQHEPFWVQCHDPPFAGMNANTGFNLGKSMGEVLMVDTDDSGVCWGSFLRLRVMIDLTKPLARGRFLTLGNAKYWIPFKYERLPNFCYHCGKIKHVTGMCDKLDRGKASLEGFNQQYGAWLRTSPKSSFAEGSQSIRETGQGRISGHDQRKGDGEVQQEKDAPEGREESVMVGTEEVQEAGNQGGRYGSQSKADISCEERGISVSVEATLGKELPEEGDPPAQVTNVISQRDKAETGKWKRKARARLVSNELQHNTCDMELDKPSKARKRKGQIDNGRLVGKRSKQTHVEEGEECVLKAVAAMQHCQSP; translated from the exons ATGGTGGTAACAGATAAGGAAGCAAACAGAGGTGCTCTTAGAAACACTATGGCACGAGTGTGGCTAATAGAAGGGAAGGTTGTTTTCAAAGAAGTAGGGAGGAATAAGTTCCTAGTGGAGTTGAAGGAGAAAGCTGATAAGAAGAGAATCATGCAGGGAAGACCTTGGTCGTTTGACAAAAATCTAATTTGTCTGCAGGATTGTGAAGGCCACGAGTCTTGGAAGGAAATGCAATTCCAGCATGAACCTTTTTGGGTGCAATGTCATGACCCTCCTTTTGCTGGGATGAATGCTAACACTGGATTTAACCTGGGCAAGTCAATGGGGGAGGTACTCATGGTGGACACGGATGATAGTGGGGTATGCTGGGGTAGTTTCCTAAGGTTAAGGGTAATGATAGACCTTACAAAACCTTTGGCGAGAGGGAGATTTTTAACTCTCGGGAACGCAAAGTACTGGATCCCTTTCAAGTACGAAAGGTTACCAAACTTTTGTTATCATTGTGGGAAGATCAAGCATGTCACTGGAATGTGTGACAAACTTGATAGAGGAAAAGCCAGCTTGGAAGGCTTCAACCAACAGTATGGTGCATGGCTAAGAACCAGTCCAAAATCATCTTTTGCTGAGGGTTCTCAATCCATAAGGGAAACAGGTCAGGGCAGGATATCGGGTCATGACCAGAGAAAGGGAGATGGAGAGGTACAACAGGAAAAAGATGCACcagagggaagagaggagagtGTAATGGTGGGAACTGAGGAGGTACAAGAGGCGGGAAACCAGGGTGGTAGGTATGGCTCTCAGAGTAAAGCTGACATATCCTGCGAAGAGAGAGGAATAAGTGTATCAGTAGAAGCTACATTGGGAAAGGAA TTACCTGAAGAGGGTGATCCTCCTGCTCAGGTCACCAATGTAATTTCTCAAAGGGACAAAGCTGAAACAGGCAAGTGGAAGAGGAAAGCACGTGCTAGACTAGTCAGCAATGAATTACAGCATAATACGTGTGACATGGAGTTGGATAAGCCTAGTAAagcaaggaaaagaaagggTCAAATAGACAATGGAAGGCTGGTTGGCAAAAGAAGTAAACAGACTCATGTTGAGGAAGGAGAAGAGTGTGTGCTTAAGGCAGTGGCTGCTATGCAGCACTGCCAATCCCCATGA
- the LOC118344807 gene encoding uncharacterized protein LOC118344807, whose amino-acid sequence MRNFQAGLDRCKQLLRTWSKDMNGKQRQLIRQRSEMIQELQRINQGDFNDTIKGYQREVNQLLAEEEIKWRQRAKQLWLKEGDKNTSYFHKCASQRKKNNSIHQIANERGEQVSNKSEVKDIF is encoded by the coding sequence ATGAGGAACTTCCAAGCAGGTCTGGACAGATGCAAACAGTTATTGAGAACATGGTCAAAAGACATGAATGGCAAGCAGAGACAACTAATTAGACAAAGGAGTGAGATGATTCAAGAGTTGCAGAGAATAAACCAAGGAGATTTTAATGACACCATCAAGGGCTATCAAAGGGAAGTTAATCAACTACTAGCTGAAGAGGAAATCAAGTGGAGGcagagggcaaaacaattatgGCTCAAGGAGGGAGACAAAAATACAAGCTACTTTCATAAGTGTGCAtctcaaagaaagaagaataacagTATTCACCAGATTGCAAATGAAAGAGGGGAGCAAGTGAGCAACAAGTCAGAAGTCAAGGACATATTTTAA
- the LOC118344805 gene encoding uncharacterized protein LOC118344805, which produces MFLWRATHESLPTNLNLKRRKIKEDPSCPICRQETESVMHALWSCSAVMDVWFVSSRGLQKMKVGFKSFEEVVEHVIAILSEEEVELFACTAYHVWRRRNAFLFERKFENPSRIAQVALQLTKDFKEANDREKVDLIPGRPIGLTTWSPPPLNVYKANWDASVDRVQSRMGVGVVIRNWEGSVTATLRSSRCIFLDAKLAEAMAALRAVLLCKQLGISRVLLEGDALNVVNDINSEAKDWSSVGLIIQDIKAELQNLEYGSILFMSRNSNCIAHCLAKDALKLSQESITMEGIPLSKFGTLKALKSLTY; this is translated from the coding sequence ATGTTTCTATGGAGAGCTACTCATGAGTCTTTACCTACTAACCTCAATCTCAAGAGGAGGAAAATTAAGGAAGACCCTTCATGCCCCATCTGTAGACAGGAGACAGAGTCTGTTATGCATGCATTATGGTCATGTTCTGCAGTAATGGATGTATGGTTTGTCAGCTCTAGAGGACTTCAGAAAATGAAGGTTGGATTCAAATCATTCGAAGAGGTAGTGGAACATGTAATAGCAATTCTCAGTGAGGAGGAAGTTGAGCTGTTTGCCTGTACAGCTTATCAtgtgtggaggagaagaaatgcctttttgtttgaaagaaaGTTTGAGAATCCATCTCGGATAGCCCAAGTAGCTCTTCAATTGACCAAAGACTTTAAAGAAGCCAATGACAGGGAGAAAGTGGACTTGATTCCTGGAAGGCCTATTGGCTTAACTACCTGGAGTCCTCCACCACTCAACGTATAtaaagcaaattgggatgcCTCAGTTGACCGAGTACAGAGCAGAATGGGGGTGGGAGTGGTGATCAGAAACTGGGAAGGAAGTGTAACAGCAACTCTGAGATCATCAAGGTGCATATTTCTTGATGCCAAACTTGCAGAAGCAATGGCTGCACTAAGAGCAGTCCTCTTATGTAAACAGTTAGGCATCTCAAGAGTATTGTTAGAAGGGGATGCTCTCAATGTGGTCAACGACATCAACTCAGAGGCAAAGGACTGGAGCTCAGTAGGACTGATTATACAAGACATCAAGGCTGAACTTCAGAACTTGGAGTATGGATCGATTCTGTTTATGTCTAGAAACTCAAACTGTATTGCTCATTGTTTAGCTAAGGATGCACTAAAACTCTCTCAGGAGAGCATAACTATGGAGGGAATCCCTCTTTCAAAGTTTGGAACTTTGAAAGCTTTGAAATCATTGACATATTAA